From the Leucobacter denitrificans genome, one window contains:
- a CDS encoding ABC transporter ATP-binding protein gives MLILMPETIETQQTAPAGRVRIENVERTFSTQEGPRTVLRDLDLDVNSGEIIAIVGPSGCGKSTLLRLVGGLDSPTEGAITIDEDRIRAHDDHTAIAFQEPRLLPWRTIAQNVALGLPRGTRGRQAKERVAELLELVGLTHAADQRPREVSGGMAQRASLARALARSPRVLLLDEPFGALDALTRLKMHDLLLEIHRAQPTTIVLVTHDVEEAIYLADRVLMLRNLHATDAEPERPRAKVVALGSSSGIGALGSARTSESPHETAVKTRPTNGSIARLVSVPGTRPRDRGARAFTDLRTGLLDGLGVHKHITKENA, from the coding sequence ATGCTTATACTCATGCCCGAAACGATCGAGACACAGCAGACCGCGCCCGCGGGTCGCGTGCGCATCGAGAACGTTGAGCGCACCTTCTCCACGCAGGAGGGTCCTCGCACCGTTCTGCGCGACCTCGATCTCGACGTAAACTCTGGCGAGATCATCGCGATTGTCGGCCCGTCAGGCTGCGGCAAGTCGACGCTGCTTCGCCTCGTTGGCGGGCTCGACTCCCCGACTGAGGGCGCGATCACCATTGATGAGGATCGCATTCGCGCGCACGACGACCACACGGCGATCGCGTTTCAGGAGCCCCGGCTGCTCCCGTGGCGCACCATCGCGCAGAACGTTGCGCTCGGACTCCCCCGCGGTACCCGCGGCCGCCAGGCGAAGGAACGCGTCGCCGAGCTCCTCGAGCTCGTGGGCCTCACCCATGCGGCAGACCAGCGTCCGCGGGAGGTCTCGGGCGGCATGGCCCAGCGCGCCTCGCTCGCACGCGCCCTCGCGCGCAGCCCCCGCGTGCTGCTGCTCGATGAGCCGTTTGGGGCCCTCGACGCACTCACGCGCCTGAAGATGCACGACCTGCTGCTTGAGATCCACCGCGCACAGCCCACGACGATTGTGCTCGTCACGCACGACGTCGAAGAGGCAATCTATCTTGCGGATCGCGTGCTCATGCTTCGTAATCTGCATGCAACCGACGCCGAGCCAGAGCGCCCCCGCGCAAAAGTTGTGGCCCTCGGTTCGAGCTCGGGTATTGGCGCGCTGGGATCCGCTCGAACTTCTGAATCACCCCACGAGACCGCGGTAAAAACCCGACCTACAAACGGCTCGATCGCCCGTCTCGTCTCTGTACCTGGCACACGCCCGCGCGATCGCGGCGCACGTGCTTTCACCGATCTGCGCACCGGCCTGCTTGACGGGCTCGGTGTTCACAAACACATCACCAAGGAGAACGCATGA
- a CDS encoding aliphatic sulfonate ABC transporter substrate-binding protein, which translates to MSITKKTTRSITATAVAGLLALSMAGCVQGEGGGSEAPAEGSEWSTNTLSIDWATYNPLSLVIKDQGLIEEALGDTVEVEWLQSAGSNKANEMLRSGSVDVGSTAGSAALFARANGSPIKVINIYSQPEWSAIVVDADSEITDVAQLKGQSVAATKGTDPYFFLLQALEEAGLTIDDVEVQNVQHADGWSLLAGGSVQAWSGLDPIMAGAEQDSGAKLIYRNVDFNTYGFLNATEDFIENHADVAQVVVDAYEEARAWAAENPDEVAQLLADAASIDIEVAKKVIAERSNLDVSGVPGQAQVDVLNAIAPIIAESGDVSGGQEALDKAISEIVFDEFALKATE; encoded by the coding sequence ATGAGTATCACGAAGAAGACCACACGATCGATTACCGCGACCGCTGTCGCTGGCCTCCTCGCGCTCTCAATGGCAGGATGCGTTCAGGGCGAAGGTGGCGGATCCGAGGCACCTGCTGAGGGCAGCGAGTGGTCGACCAACACGCTCTCGATTGACTGGGCAACTTACAACCCGCTGAGCCTCGTCATCAAGGACCAGGGCCTCATCGAAGAGGCACTCGGCGACACTGTCGAGGTCGAGTGGCTGCAGTCGGCTGGCAGCAACAAGGCAAACGAGATGCTCCGTTCGGGTTCGGTTGACGTCGGCTCGACCGCTGGTTCGGCCGCGCTCTTCGCTCGCGCCAATGGCTCGCCCATCAAGGTCATCAACATCTACTCGCAGCCAGAGTGGTCGGCGATCGTGGTTGACGCAGACAGCGAGATCACCGACGTTGCTCAGCTCAAGGGCCAGTCGGTCGCTGCGACCAAGGGTACCGACCCATACTTCTTCCTCCTCCAGGCGCTCGAAGAGGCAGGCCTCACGATCGACGACGTCGAGGTGCAGAACGTGCAGCACGCTGACGGCTGGTCACTGCTCGCCGGTGGATCAGTGCAGGCATGGAGCGGTCTCGATCCGATCATGGCCGGGGCAGAGCAGGATTCGGGCGCAAAGCTCATCTACCGCAACGTTGACTTCAACACCTACGGCTTCTTGAACGCGACCGAAGACTTTATCGAGAACCACGCTGACGTCGCACAGGTCGTCGTCGATGCCTACGAAGAGGCTCGCGCATGGGCAGCTGAGAACCCAGACGAGGTTGCGCAGCTGCTTGCTGATGCAGCGTCGATCGACATCGAGGTTGCGAAGAAGGTCATCGCTGAGCGCTCGAACCTGGACGTATCGGGCGTCCCGGGCCAGGCTCAGGTCGACGTGCTCAACGCGATCGCTCCGATCATCGCCGAGTCGGGCGACGTCTCGGGCGGCCAGGAGGCCCTCGACAAGGCAATCTCTGAGATCGTGTTCGATGAGTTCGCTCTGAAGGCAACCGAATGA
- a CDS encoding ABC transporter permease, whose product MTDGVTTTTGAAQQRAPLWSLTWVKIAGGFIVPLVILALWHYVTTTGIVPTYRLPTPWSVVEAGIELVQRGELWLHIAISVQRVFIGFAAGSLIALAFAAIVGLSRIGGVLLAPTLVALRAVPSLAWVPLLILWLQVGEESKITLIAIGAFFPVYTTVADALRHVNPQIVEAGRTFGLRGWSLFLTVQLPAVVPSVVSGLRLALAQAWLFLVAAELLGASMGLGWMLNDSQQTGRVDRILLAIVLLALLGTITNAILVVFEKAVLKRWM is encoded by the coding sequence ATGACTGATGGGGTAACCACGACCACAGGGGCGGCGCAGCAGCGTGCGCCCCTGTGGTCGCTTACTTGGGTCAAGATCGCGGGCGGATTTATTGTTCCGCTCGTCATTCTCGCGCTCTGGCATTACGTCACGACGACTGGCATCGTGCCGACGTACCGGCTTCCGACGCCGTGGTCGGTCGTCGAGGCCGGCATTGAGCTCGTGCAGCGCGGCGAGCTCTGGCTGCATATCGCGATCTCGGTGCAGCGCGTGTTCATCGGCTTTGCCGCTGGATCACTTATCGCACTCGCATTCGCCGCCATCGTTGGTCTCTCGCGCATCGGCGGGGTGCTCCTCGCTCCCACGCTCGTTGCGCTCCGCGCCGTGCCGTCGCTGGCCTGGGTGCCGCTGCTCATTCTCTGGCTGCAGGTTGGTGAGGAGTCGAAGATCACGCTGATCGCGATCGGCGCGTTCTTCCCCGTGTACACCACGGTCGCCGACGCGCTGCGCCACGTGAACCCGCAGATTGTCGAGGCCGGCCGCACGTTCGGCCTGCGCGGCTGGTCGCTGTTCCTCACCGTGCAGCTGCCGGCGGTCGTGCCATCGGTCGTGTCTGGCCTGCGCCTCGCGCTCGCTCAGGCGTGGCTGTTCCTCGTCGCCGCCGAGCTTCTCGGCGCTTCGATGGGTCTCGGCTGGATGCTCAACGACTCGCAGCAGACCGGTCGCGTCGACCGTATCCTCCTCGCTATCGTGCTCCTCGCTCTGCTCGGCACCATCACGAACGCGATTCTCGTTGTGTTCGAGAAGGCTGTGCTGAAGAGGTGGATGTGA
- the acs gene encoding acetate--CoA ligase, which yields MDVTAEAGLVENRLVETRSYPAPAAFAAQANVDASVYETANADPVAFWEAAARRLDWVTPWHTAHTWSPPVEGPDGLTVPEATWFAGGTLNVAVNCVDRHVDAGRGNKTALFFEGEPGDRVTVSYADLQRRVAQAANALIQLGIGPGDRVVIYLPVLIETVVITLACARIGAVHSLVFGGFSAEAVRFRLEDTRAKLLVTTDGQNRRGKQVEVKSAADIAAADLSHLEHVLVVRRTGQDIAWTEGRDVWWHEAVDTQPDTHTPQAFDSEHPLFIIYTSGTTGTPKGLVHTSGGYLTHASYAHWSHFDAKPDDVHWCTADLAWVTAHTYEIYGPLSNGLTQVIYEGTPDTPHRERHLEIIERYGVTVYYTAPTLIRSFMTWFGDDLPTGHDLSSIRLLGTVGEAINPEAWVWFRRNFGRDETPVIDTWWQSETGAAMIVPLPGVTTLKPGSATVALPGIDMAVVDESGTPVEPGRSGTLVARRPWPGMARTVWGNPERYRDSYWAPFAGHGEHGAYYVAGDGATVDADGYIWILGRLDDVVNVSGHRLSTIEIESSLVSHPAVGEAGVTGVFDPLTGQAVAAFVVDGSAGAASHDELRAQVAHDIGPIAKPQIIVRVPELPKTRSGKILRRLLAQLWQGDPLGDTTSLQNPWAIDGVREAVREARDKETK from the coding sequence GTGGATGTGACCGCAGAAGCTGGCCTCGTCGAGAACCGTCTCGTCGAGACGCGCTCCTACCCCGCCCCTGCGGCGTTCGCCGCCCAGGCGAATGTCGACGCGTCAGTCTACGAGACCGCAAACGCAGACCCGGTAGCGTTCTGGGAGGCCGCCGCGCGCAGACTCGATTGGGTGACGCCGTGGCACACTGCGCACACGTGGTCGCCTCCGGTCGAAGGCCCCGACGGTCTCACCGTGCCCGAGGCCACGTGGTTTGCGGGCGGCACCCTCAATGTCGCTGTCAATTGTGTGGATCGTCACGTTGACGCAGGTCGCGGCAATAAAACGGCGCTCTTCTTTGAGGGCGAACCCGGCGACCGCGTCACCGTGAGCTACGCCGACCTGCAGCGCCGAGTGGCCCAGGCCGCGAACGCGCTCATCCAACTCGGAATCGGGCCGGGCGACCGCGTTGTCATCTACCTGCCCGTGCTCATCGAGACCGTCGTCATCACCCTCGCGTGCGCGCGCATCGGCGCGGTGCACTCGCTGGTGTTCGGCGGATTCTCGGCCGAGGCCGTGCGGTTCCGACTCGAAGACACCCGCGCAAAGTTGCTCGTCACGACCGACGGGCAAAATCGCCGTGGCAAGCAGGTAGAGGTGAAGTCGGCTGCCGATATCGCAGCGGCGGATCTGTCCCACCTCGAACACGTACTCGTTGTGCGCCGCACCGGGCAAGACATCGCCTGGACCGAGGGCCGCGACGTCTGGTGGCACGAAGCCGTCGACACGCAACCAGACACGCACACTCCGCAGGCGTTCGACTCAGAGCACCCGCTCTTCATCATCTACACCTCGGGTACGACGGGCACCCCGAAGGGTCTCGTGCACACTTCCGGCGGATACCTCACGCACGCGAGCTACGCGCACTGGTCGCACTTCGATGCGAAACCCGACGACGTGCACTGGTGCACCGCAGACCTCGCGTGGGTCACCGCGCACACGTACGAGATCTACGGCCCGCTCTCGAACGGCCTCACCCAGGTCATCTACGAGGGCACGCCCGACACCCCGCACCGCGAGCGGCACCTCGAGATCATCGAGCGCTACGGCGTGACCGTCTATTACACGGCTCCCACACTGATCCGCTCGTTTATGACCTGGTTCGGCGATGACCTGCCGACCGGCCACGACCTCTCGTCGATTCGCTTGCTCGGCACTGTCGGCGAGGCAATCAACCCCGAGGCGTGGGTCTGGTTCCGCCGCAACTTTGGTCGCGACGAGACACCCGTAATCGATACATGGTGGCAGTCCGAGACCGGCGCCGCGATGATCGTGCCGCTCCCTGGCGTCACAACGCTCAAACCGGGTTCCGCCACCGTTGCGCTGCCGGGAATCGACATGGCCGTCGTTGACGAGTCGGGCACCCCGGTTGAACCCGGCAGGTCAGGAACGCTCGTCGCGAGGCGCCCGTGGCCCGGCATGGCCCGCACCGTGTGGGGTAATCCCGAGCGCTACCGCGACTCGTACTGGGCCCCCTTTGCGGGCCACGGCGAGCACGGCGCGTACTATGTTGCGGGCGACGGAGCTACCGTAGACGCCGACGGGTATATCTGGATCCTCGGACGCCTCGACGACGTCGTGAACGTCTCGGGCCACCGACTTTCGACCATAGAGATTGAATCGTCGTTGGTCTCGCACCCCGCGGTTGGCGAGGCGGGCGTGACCGGCGTGTTTGATCCGCTCACTGGCCAAGCGGTCGCGGCATTCGTCGTCGATGGATCGGCCGGCGCCGCCTCACACGACGAGCTTCGCGCCCAGGTCGCCCACGACATTGGGCCGATCGCGAAACCGCAGATCATTGTGCGGGTTCCTGAACTTCCCAAAACTCGCTCGGGTAAAATTCTGCGACGGCTGCTTGCGCAGCTGTGGCAGGGCGATCCGCTCGGCGATACCACCAGCCTGCAAAACCCCTGGGCCATCGATGGCGTGCGCGAAGCCGTGCGCGAGGCCCGCGACAAGGAGACCAAATGA
- a CDS encoding O-acetylhomoserine aminocarboxypropyltransferase/cysteine synthase family protein yields the protein MSEHQFGFRTRALHAGGTPDATTGARAVPIYQTTSFVFDNSKDAANLFALQKYGNIYSRIGNPTVAALEERIASLEGGIGAVATASGMSAEFITFAALVGQGDHIVASAQLYGGTVTQLDVTLRRFGVDTTFVASADPEEFRKEIRANTKALYVEVIGNPGGEIADIEGLAAVAHEAGIPLVVDATLATPYLVRPIEYGADIVIHSVTKFLGGHGTTLGGVVVEAGTFNWGNGKFPTMTEPVESYGGISWWDNFGEYGFLTKLRSEQLRDIGPSLSPQSAFNLLQGVETLPQRIDAHVANARIVAEWLADDPRISFVTWAGLDGHPHQERAQKYLPLGPGSVFAFGVRPSGDFASDAERQQAARETGEKFIDSLQLASHLANIGDARTLVIHPGSTTHQQLSDEQLEKAGVPADLIRISVGIEDPEDIVWDLDQALTLATGETR from the coding sequence ATGAGTGAGCACCAGTTCGGGTTCCGCACCCGAGCCCTCCACGCTGGAGGCACCCCCGACGCGACCACAGGCGCCCGGGCCGTGCCGATCTACCAGACCACATCGTTCGTGTTCGACAACTCGAAAGACGCAGCGAACCTCTTCGCCCTGCAGAAGTACGGCAACATCTACTCGCGCATCGGCAACCCGACCGTCGCGGCTCTCGAAGAGCGCATCGCGTCGCTCGAGGGTGGCATCGGCGCGGTCGCGACCGCGAGCGGCATGTCTGCCGAATTCATCACGTTTGCCGCGCTCGTCGGTCAGGGCGACCACATCGTCGCATCGGCGCAGCTTTACGGTGGCACCGTCACCCAACTCGACGTGACGCTTCGCCGCTTCGGCGTCGACACCACGTTCGTGGCGAGCGCCGACCCCGAGGAGTTCCGCAAGGAGATTCGCGCGAACACCAAGGCGCTCTACGTCGAGGTCATCGGTAACCCCGGCGGCGAGATCGCCGACATCGAGGGGCTCGCAGCCGTCGCGCACGAGGCCGGTATTCCGCTCGTCGTCGATGCGACCCTCGCGACCCCGTACCTCGTGCGCCCAATCGAGTACGGTGCTGACATCGTGATCCACTCGGTCACCAAGTTCCTCGGCGGCCACGGCACCACACTCGGCGGCGTCGTCGTCGAGGCGGGCACCTTCAACTGGGGCAACGGCAAGTTCCCCACGATGACCGAGCCGGTCGAGTCATACGGCGGCATCTCGTGGTGGGACAACTTCGGCGAGTACGGCTTCCTCACGAAGCTCCGCAGCGAGCAGCTTCGCGACATCGGCCCCTCGCTCAGCCCGCAGTCTGCGTTCAACCTGCTGCAGGGCGTCGAGACGCTGCCGCAGCGCATCGACGCGCACGTCGCAAACGCACGCATCGTTGCTGAGTGGCTCGCTGATGACCCACGTATCTCGTTCGTCACGTGGGCCGGCCTCGACGGCCACCCACACCAGGAGCGCGCGCAGAAGTACCTGCCGCTCGGCCCCGGTTCGGTGTTTGCGTTCGGCGTGCGCCCGTCGGGTGACTTTGCCTCTGACGCCGAACGCCAGCAGGCGGCGCGCGAAACCGGTGAGAAGTTCATCGACTCGCTGCAGCTCGCGAGCCACCTCGCGAACATCGGTGACGCGCGTACGCTCGTGATCCACCCCGGCTCGACGACCCACCAGCAGCTCTCTGACGAACAGCTCGAAAAGGCTGGCGTGCCTGCTGACCTGATCCGCATTTCGGTCGGTATCGAGGACCCAGAAGACATCGTGTGGGATCTGGATCAGGCCCTCACCCTCGCGACAGGAGAAACCCGATGA
- a CDS encoding CoA-binding protein, translated as MSDANTPATAPQGDACALPAPAASGPAHAERTWQGPTAPERLGILRRAKSIAIVGASNNPSRASYFVATYLLSSSPYDVYFVNPRATEILGQPVYASLADLPVVPDIVDVFRKDEDLPGVAREAVEIGAKALWLQLGSWNEEAAAIAEDAGLDVVMDRCVKIEHARFHGGLHLAGFDTGVISSKRQVVA; from the coding sequence ATGAGCGACGCGAACACCCCCGCTACTGCACCCCAGGGCGACGCTTGCGCGCTGCCCGCGCCTGCCGCGTCTGGCCCCGCGCACGCCGAGCGCACTTGGCAGGGGCCGACCGCTCCTGAGCGCCTCGGAATTCTGCGCCGCGCCAAGTCGATCGCGATTGTCGGCGCGTCAAACAACCCCTCGCGCGCGAGCTACTTCGTTGCGACGTACCTGCTCTCGAGCTCACCGTACGACGTGTACTTCGTGAACCCTCGCGCGACCGAGATTCTCGGTCAGCCCGTCTACGCGTCGCTCGCAGACCTGCCGGTCGTGCCCGACATCGTTGACGTGTTCCGCAAGGATGAGGACCTGCCCGGCGTCGCTCGGGAGGCCGTCGAGATCGGCGCGAAGGCGCTCTGGCTGCAGCTCGGTTCATGGAATGAGGAAGCCGCTGCAATTGCCGAGGATGCGGGGCTCGACGTGGTGATGGATCGCTGCGTGAAGATCGAGCACGCTCGCTTCCACGGTGGGCTGCACCTCGCAGGCTTCGACACCGGCGTGATCTCGTCGAAGCGCCAGGTCGTCGCGTAG
- a CDS encoding 2-phosphosulfolactate phosphatase — MTDARSQWNYQVRLGWGSKGLERLAEADIVVVVDAIGADDALVAQAVGLAHGPAVFSGSLRNATATAKAVYKEQLARAGRTTINLVLAGDAGEFAVEDYLAAGAIADALTTLGLDHSAPDVAVATEGFRALTRAVKHLFLASASGLELKEADRRDEVKAAAELDSEAEPDRRS, encoded by the coding sequence ATGACTGACGCTCGCTCACAATGGAACTATCAGGTACGACTCGGATGGGGATCGAAGGGGCTCGAGCGGCTCGCTGAAGCTGACATTGTGGTGGTCGTAGATGCGATCGGCGCAGACGACGCGCTCGTCGCGCAGGCGGTCGGCCTCGCGCATGGCCCGGCAGTGTTCAGTGGATCGCTTCGCAACGCCACTGCCACAGCAAAAGCTGTGTACAAGGAGCAGCTCGCTCGCGCGGGCCGCACCACCATCAACCTCGTGCTGGCTGGCGACGCGGGGGAGTTTGCGGTCGAGGACTACCTCGCCGCTGGCGCCATCGCTGACGCGCTCACGACGCTCGGGCTCGACCACTCAGCCCCAGACGTGGCGGTAGCAACCGAGGGGTTCCGTGCACTCACGCGCGCGGTGAAGCACCTGTTCCTTGCGAGCGCATCGGGCCTCGAACTCAAAGAGGCGGATCGCCGCGACGAAGTCAAAGCTGCAGCCGAACTCGACTCAGAGGCTGAGCCCGACCGCCGCTCGTAG
- the msrB gene encoding peptide-methionine (R)-S-oxide reductase MsrB translates to MAYEVSKTEEEWRAELGEEKYAVLRQAGTERAWTGELLDEERAGLYTCAACGNELFKSGTKFDSNCGWPSFYESVRDDAVELLEDNSLGITRTEVRCAKCGGHLGHVFPDGFGTPTGNRYCMNSLSLEFKPEED, encoded by the coding sequence ATGGCATACGAAGTTTCAAAGACCGAAGAAGAATGGCGCGCCGAGCTCGGTGAGGAAAAGTATGCGGTACTTCGCCAAGCCGGCACTGAACGTGCATGGACTGGCGAGCTGCTCGACGAAGAGCGCGCCGGGCTCTACACCTGCGCCGCGTGTGGCAACGAGCTCTTCAAGAGCGGCACAAAGTTCGACTCGAACTGCGGCTGGCCAAGTTTCTACGAGTCGGTGCGCGACGACGCGGTTGAGCTGCTCGAAGACAACTCGCTCGGCATCACTCGCACCGAGGTGCGCTGCGCGAAGTGCGGCGGCCACCTGGGCCACGTCTTCCCCGACGGATTCGGCACGCCGACCGGCAACCGCTACTGCATGAACTCGCTCTCGCTCGAGTTCAAGCCCGAAGAGGACTAG
- a CDS encoding flavodoxin family protein: MTRLLVVHHSPTPAVQSIADAVLAGTNHEAIEGVEIVERQALEATVDDVLSADGYLLGTTANFGYISGALKHFFDTTFNATHEVTAKRPFSYWIHGGYDTTGAENAIKSITTGYGWSLVADPLVFTGEVDDAHLERATELGASVAALLME, from the coding sequence ATGACCCGTCTGCTCGTTGTTCACCACTCACCTACCCCAGCGGTGCAGAGCATCGCCGATGCGGTACTCGCTGGCACCAACCACGAGGCAATCGAGGGCGTCGAGATTGTCGAACGCCAGGCACTTGAGGCCACCGTCGATGATGTACTCTCGGCAGACGGGTACCTGCTCGGCACTACGGCGAACTTCGGTTACATCTCGGGTGCGCTCAAGCACTTTTTCGATACGACGTTCAATGCGACGCACGAGGTCACTGCAAAGCGTCCGTTTTCATACTGGATCCACGGCGGCTACGACACCACCGGCGCCGAAAACGCGATCAAGTCGATCACCACCGGATACGGGTGGAGCCTGGTTGCCGATCCACTCGTATTCACCGGGGAAGTCGACGACGCACACCTTGAGCGAGCGACCGAGCTTGGCGCCTCGGTCGCCGCATTGCTCATGGAGTAA
- a CDS encoding NAD-dependent succinate-semialdehyde dehydrogenase, with the protein MAKYRVQNPATGEIVETFESATDERVEEQLAAADAVYREWRERSVQERAEVVKRVAEIFAERREELAEIIALEMGKTIAESLDEVDFATDIIEYYAVYGPGLITDYEIPSTIPGKAVIEHLPVGVLLGVMPWNFPYYQVARFAAPNLVLGNTILLKHADICARSNLVIQEIMEQAGVPVGGYQALFTSHDQIATMIADPRVQGVSLTGSERAGAIIGAQAGTHLKKCVLELGGIDPMVVLDSDNVAEVAKTAWDFRTYNVGQVCNSNKRLIVMDDIYDEFVAELVKLADGLKPGDQLNIGEGEYAPMSTRAAAETVDAQVKQAVAEGARVLAGGVLSDGPGAYYSPTVLVDVPRESQSYREEMFGPVATVYRVSSDEEALELANDCALGLGGSVFSTDEARAARVASKLEVGMAHVNTIAAEAAEMPFGGVKRSGFGREMGPVGIGEFANKRLYFVAK; encoded by the coding sequence ATGGCGAAGTATCGCGTTCAAAACCCGGCCACAGGCGAGATTGTAGAAACTTTCGAGTCGGCGACCGATGAGCGTGTCGAGGAGCAACTTGCGGCCGCGGATGCGGTGTACCGCGAGTGGCGTGAGCGGAGCGTGCAGGAGCGCGCCGAGGTCGTGAAGCGAGTCGCTGAGATCTTCGCGGAGCGCCGTGAGGAACTCGCCGAGATTATTGCGCTCGAGATGGGCAAGACCATCGCTGAGAGCCTCGACGAAGTGGATTTCGCAACCGACATCATCGAGTACTACGCCGTGTACGGCCCGGGCCTCATCACTGATTACGAGATCCCGTCGACGATCCCGGGCAAGGCAGTCATCGAGCACCTGCCCGTGGGGGTGCTGCTCGGCGTCATGCCGTGGAACTTCCCGTACTACCAGGTCGCGCGTTTCGCAGCGCCGAACCTCGTGCTCGGCAACACGATCCTCTTGAAGCACGCAGACATCTGCGCCCGCTCGAACCTCGTCATCCAGGAGATTATGGAGCAGGCCGGCGTACCCGTGGGCGGTTACCAGGCGCTATTCACCTCGCACGATCAGATCGCGACAATGATCGCCGATCCGCGCGTGCAGGGCGTCTCGCTCACCGGTTCCGAGCGCGCAGGCGCGATCATCGGTGCGCAGGCGGGCACGCACCTGAAGAAGTGCGTGCTCGAGCTCGGTGGTATCGACCCGATGGTGGTGCTCGATTCCGACAATGTGGCTGAGGTTGCGAAGACCGCTTGGGATTTCCGCACGTACAACGTCGGTCAGGTGTGCAACTCGAACAAGCGCCTCATCGTGATGGATGACATTTACGACGAGTTCGTCGCAGAGCTCGTGAAGCTCGCTGATGGGCTCAAGCCCGGCGATCAGCTGAACATTGGTGAGGGGGAGTACGCGCCGATGTCGACCCGTGCTGCCGCTGAGACCGTTGATGCGCAGGTGAAGCAGGCGGTCGCCGAGGGGGCGCGCGTGCTCGCGGGCGGTGTGCTGTCCGACGGCCCTGGTGCGTACTACTCGCCGACCGTGCTCGTCGATGTGCCGCGCGAGTCGCAGTCGTACCGCGAAGAGATGTTCGGCCCGGTTGCGACCGTGTACCGCGTGTCGAGTGACGAAGAGGCACTTGAACTCGCGAACGATTGCGCGCTCGGTCTTGGTGGATCAGTGTTCTCCACAGATGAGGCTCGCGCGGCTCGTGTCGCGTCGAAGCTTGAGGTCGGCATGGCGCATGTGAACACGATTGCTGCTGAGGCTGCTGAGATGCCGTTTGGTGGCGTAAAGCGTTCGGGCTTTGGCCGCGAGATGGGTCCTGTCGGGATTGGCGAGTTCGCGAACAAGCGACTCTACTTCGTCGCCAAGTAA
- a CDS encoding cytidine deaminase — MADIDWAAIREAAVAALEHAYVPYSKYQVGAAALTEDGRIVSGCNIENASYGVTLCAECTMVGDLHMGGGGKLVAFVCVNRDGETIMPCGRCRQLLFEHSAEGMLLETVSGIRTIDEVLPDAFGPRDIDRIVS; from the coding sequence GTGGCAGACATCGATTGGGCCGCGATTCGCGAGGCCGCCGTCGCGGCACTCGAGCACGCGTACGTGCCGTATTCGAAATACCAGGTGGGTGCGGCCGCACTCACCGAGGATGGGCGCATAGTCTCGGGCTGCAACATCGAAAACGCTTCGTACGGCGTGACGCTATGCGCCGAGTGCACGATGGTGGGGGATCTGCACATGGGTGGTGGCGGTAAGCTCGTCGCGTTCGTGTGTGTAAACCGCGACGGTGAAACGATCATGCCGTGTGGCAGGTGCCGCCAGTTGTTGTTCGAGCACTCTGCAGAGGGCATGCTGCTTGAAACGGTGTCAGGGATCCGCACAATCGACGAGGTACTGCCCGACGCGTTCGGTCCGCGCGATATCGACCGCATCGTTTCTTAA